One Sphingopyxis macrogoltabida genomic region harbors:
- a CDS encoding tannase/feruloyl esterase family alpha/beta hydrolase, with translation MLYRAMLMAAGMIAATSATAAQDGAPVAIPGTAAAACSADVMTWAGKDVEIRSAQWLSDPAPYCRVDGIVRTDKPGPNSVGFMIALPQSWNGRYLMVIPGGSAGYIVNPSREHITAGYAVASTDKGSHSTGALDMSFRADPGKSEDYAHRGAHVAALATQAIARGYYDRPRMPRYIMGCSGGGVSTLMEAERYPGDADGFIAGGAPTSAYIQTFWAYIAQHVARDPKRWISPADMARVGQVFMDRFDESDGARDGLIWDPTRIELSRTLFPFLSDAQYSTLERLAGGLPAIKGSAVSAPGYWLANPALLGPIGLGTAAPPWTDATRSPLFGSTVLSMKALRGTGYDALTQMNFADPRQRNAEAAIWDKVGGYGYAPGKLAGMTRTGGKLIMWTGASDEAVPPAYTANYSAGVRQQYGAASEDFFQSFFVPGMYHCRGGEGTPTDSSRALLETMQRWVEGGHRPTEILMTNAPRELELNSTSNTAMYVSGMSKEKPAVVEAPPARTYRICAFPKVAQFTGAAGSDINDARNWSCTGTMTP, from the coding sequence ATGCTGTATCGGGCGATGTTGATGGCGGCTGGCATGATAGCGGCAACATCGGCAACTGCGGCGCAGGATGGAGCCCCCGTCGCAATCCCCGGCACGGCCGCGGCGGCCTGCTCGGCCGACGTGATGACCTGGGCCGGCAAGGATGTCGAAATCCGGTCGGCGCAATGGCTCTCCGATCCCGCGCCCTATTGCCGCGTCGACGGCATCGTGCGCACCGACAAGCCCGGGCCGAACAGCGTCGGCTTCATGATCGCGCTGCCGCAGAGCTGGAACGGCCGCTACCTGATGGTCATTCCCGGCGGGTCGGCCGGATACATTGTCAACCCGTCGCGCGAGCATATCACCGCGGGCTACGCCGTCGCATCGACCGACAAGGGGTCGCATTCGACCGGCGCGCTCGACATGTCGTTCCGCGCCGACCCCGGAAAGTCGGAGGATTATGCCCATCGCGGCGCGCATGTCGCGGCGCTGGCGACGCAGGCGATCGCGCGCGGCTATTACGACCGGCCGCGCATGCCGCGTTATATCATGGGTTGCTCGGGCGGCGGCGTCAGCACGCTGATGGAGGCCGAGCGCTATCCGGGCGACGCCGACGGTTTCATTGCCGGCGGCGCGCCCACCAGCGCCTATATCCAGACCTTCTGGGCCTATATCGCGCAGCATGTCGCGCGCGATCCGAAGCGGTGGATTTCCCCGGCGGATATGGCCCGCGTCGGACAGGTGTTCATGGACCGGTTCGACGAAAGCGACGGCGCGCGCGACGGCCTGATCTGGGACCCGACGCGCATCGAGCTGTCGCGCACCCTCTTCCCATTCCTCAGCGACGCGCAATATTCCACGCTCGAACGGCTCGCGGGCGGGCTGCCCGCGATCAAGGGATCGGCGGTATCGGCGCCCGGCTACTGGCTCGCGAACCCCGCGCTGCTCGGCCCGATCGGATTGGGAACCGCCGCGCCGCCGTGGACCGACGCGACACGCTCGCCCTTGTTCGGATCGACCGTGCTCAGCATGAAGGCGCTGCGCGGCACCGGCTATGACGCGCTGACCCAAATGAATTTCGCCGATCCGCGCCAGCGCAACGCCGAAGCGGCGATCTGGGACAAGGTCGGCGGCTATGGCTATGCCCCCGGAAAACTCGCCGGCATGACCCGGACCGGCGGCAAGCTGATCATGTGGACCGGGGCATCCGACGAAGCGGTCCCGCCCGCCTATACCGCCAATTACAGCGCCGGCGTCCGCCAGCAATACGGCGCCGCGAGCGAAGACTTTTTCCAGAGCTTCTTCGTCCCCGGCATGTATCATTGCCGCGGCGGCGAAGGCACCCCGACCGACAGCTCGCGCGCGCTGCTCGAGACGATGCAGCGGTGGGTCGAGGGCGGCCACCGCCCGACCGAAATCCTGATGACCAACGCCCCGCGCGAACTCGAGCTCAACTCGACCTCGAACACCGCCATGTATGTGTCGGGGATGAGCAAGGAAAAACCGGCGGTGGTCGAGGCCCCGCCCGCGCGTACGTACCGCATCTGCGCCTTTCCGAAGGTGGCGCAGTTTACGGGTGCGGCGGGCAGCGACATCAATGATGCGCGCAACTGGAGTTGTACGGGCACGATGACGCCGTAG
- a CDS encoding class I adenylate-forming enzyme family protein, producing the protein MNIAELVRYWARWRPGHTAVITDDVRTSWAEFDARSDAIARGLRAAGVVKGDRVGMHLDNRIEAPLLTVACLKLGAMIVPLNFKLTASEILPLLEDADCKLVVTQAKHLDRLELAAAKLPFAIYSLDGNDVPSFSSLLIDSGPAPVEAIGLNDAGFLCYTSGTTGRQKGALLTHGGAMYPGLAKNIAEGLTWRDSIMVAVPFVFTGAIVSCFIQFAVNAGGTMVLESDFDIDRYLDVIQRHRVSAATTVPVVWERLMRSPGFDKADLSSMISAAAGGAPVSVDLIEAYRAKGISLIQSYGLTEASGLAATMHGEDAIAHIGWAGRPIVGSEMKIGDADGNALANGEVGEIMVRGPHVMREYWRNPEATAATFAGDWLRTGDTGMMNDEGFVKVVDRSKDMIISGGINVYPAEIEKILSANPHVPELAVIGVPDSDWGEVPMIVASGVKDEGAALSVFECDGSAQLAPFKRPRRVVFIDEPLPRTLSGKISKPTLRGLFPAVPEGARALFGK; encoded by the coding sequence ATGAATATCGCCGAACTCGTTCGCTATTGGGCGCGCTGGAGGCCGGGGCACACCGCGGTGATCACCGACGACGTCCGCACGAGTTGGGCCGAGTTCGACGCGCGCAGCGATGCGATCGCGCGCGGGTTGCGCGCTGCCGGCGTGGTCAAGGGCGACCGCGTCGGCATGCACCTCGACAACCGGATTGAGGCGCCGCTGCTCACCGTCGCCTGCCTGAAGCTCGGCGCGATGATCGTGCCGCTTAATTTCAAGCTGACGGCGAGCGAAATCCTGCCGCTGCTTGAGGATGCCGACTGCAAGCTCGTCGTCACCCAGGCGAAGCATCTGGACCGGCTCGAACTGGCCGCGGCGAAGCTGCCGTTTGCGATCTATAGCCTCGACGGCAACGATGTGCCGAGCTTCTCTTCGCTGCTGATCGACAGCGGTCCGGCGCCGGTCGAGGCGATCGGGCTGAACGATGCGGGTTTTCTCTGCTACACCTCGGGCACGACGGGGCGGCAGAAGGGCGCGCTGCTGACGCATGGCGGCGCCATGTATCCGGGGCTCGCCAAGAATATCGCCGAGGGGCTGACCTGGCGCGATTCGATCATGGTCGCAGTGCCTTTCGTCTTCACCGGTGCGATCGTCTCCTGCTTCATCCAGTTCGCGGTCAATGCCGGCGGCACGATGGTGCTCGAATCCGATTTCGACATCGACCGTTACCTCGACGTGATCCAGCGTCACCGCGTCAGTGCGGCGACGACGGTGCCGGTGGTATGGGAACGGCTGATGCGCTCGCCGGGGTTCGACAAGGCCGATCTGTCGAGCATGATTTCGGCCGCCGCGGGCGGCGCGCCGGTCAGCGTCGACCTGATCGAGGCCTATCGCGCCAAGGGCATTTCGCTGATCCAGTCCTACGGCCTGACGGAAGCTTCGGGGCTGGCCGCGACGATGCATGGCGAGGATGCAATCGCGCATATCGGCTGGGCCGGGCGCCCGATTGTCGGCAGCGAGATGAAGATCGGCGATGCCGACGGCAACGCGCTCGCCAATGGCGAGGTCGGCGAGATCATGGTGCGCGGGCCGCATGTCATGCGCGAATATTGGCGCAATCCGGAAGCCACCGCGGCGACCTTCGCGGGCGACTGGCTGCGTACCGGCGACACCGGCATGATGAACGACGAAGGTTTCGTGAAGGTCGTCGACCGGTCGAAGGACATGATCATTTCGGGCGGCATCAACGTCTATCCGGCCGAGATCGAAAAGATCCTGTCGGCCAACCCGCATGTCCCTGAACTGGCGGTGATCGGGGTTCCGGACAGCGACTGGGGCGAAGTGCCGATGATCGTCGCGAGCGGCGTGAAGGACGAGGGCGCGGCGCTGTCGGTCTTCGAATGCGACGGGTCGGCGCAGCTCGCGCCGTTCAAGCGTCCGCGCCGCGTGGTGTTCATCGACGAACCGCTGCCGCGTACGCTGTCGGGCAAGATTTCCAAACCGACGCTGCGCGGGCTGTTCCCGGCGGTGCCCGAGGGGGCGAGGGCGCTGTTCGGGAAATAA
- a CDS encoding aromatic ring-hydroxylating oxygenase subunit alpha has product MKIELDTIYRRIVDHLENGTTDMAADSIEVPAAHFTDTDHLARELEVFRRQPLAAATSMEVPEPGSFVTRDILGVPLLIVRQKDGSVGVFRNMCRHRGGKVEQSEKGKKPFFVCAYHGWSFKGDGSLRGIPFEDQYGTLDKGCRNLFSVEAEERHGLIWIKLPQAPQDLSLADYLGEADERLAAYDIDLLTVFMDQKIDLDINWKLVMDGAIDVLHPQFLHAEGVGKLIQTGAAVWLDLGRHGQSYSARKRLARKLKAGEPIDKGFRYLTGNLMIFPNMSVIPTPDHIEHWTVWPHLTDPGKCHVHIRFLTDPAKLTDEVAARINRSWDILRQAATEEDFPMEEMIQANAAALPTTDFLYGANEVPTQHLHLQMAREFEALT; this is encoded by the coding sequence ATGAAAATCGAGCTGGATACGATCTATCGCCGCATCGTCGACCATCTGGAAAACGGCACGACCGACATGGCCGCCGATTCGATCGAGGTCCCCGCCGCGCATTTCACCGATACCGATCATCTGGCGCGTGAGCTGGAGGTGTTCCGCCGCCAGCCGCTCGCCGCCGCAACGAGCATGGAGGTGCCCGAGCCGGGCAGCTTCGTGACGCGCGACATATTGGGCGTGCCGCTGCTGATCGTGCGCCAGAAGGACGGCAGCGTCGGGGTGTTTCGCAACATGTGCCGCCACCGCGGCGGCAAGGTCGAGCAAAGCGAGAAGGGGAAGAAGCCCTTTTTCGTCTGCGCCTATCATGGCTGGAGTTTTAAGGGCGACGGGAGCCTGCGCGGTATTCCGTTCGAGGATCAATATGGCACGCTCGACAAGGGGTGCCGCAACCTCTTCTCGGTCGAGGCCGAGGAACGCCATGGCCTGATCTGGATCAAGCTGCCACAGGCGCCGCAGGACTTGTCGCTTGCCGACTATCTGGGCGAGGCCGACGAGCGGCTCGCAGCCTATGACATCGACCTGCTCACCGTGTTCATGGACCAGAAGATCGACCTCGATATCAACTGGAAGCTGGTGATGGACGGTGCGATCGACGTGCTGCACCCGCAATTTCTGCACGCCGAAGGGGTCGGCAAGCTGATCCAGACCGGCGCCGCGGTGTGGCTCGACCTCGGGCGGCACGGCCAATCCTATTCGGCGCGCAAGCGGTTGGCGCGCAAGCTCAAGGCGGGCGAGCCGATCGACAAGGGATTCCGCTATCTGACCGGCAACCTGATGATCTTCCCGAACATGAGCGTGATCCCAACACCCGACCATATCGAGCATTGGACGGTGTGGCCGCACCTGACCGACCCCGGCAAATGCCATGTCCATATTCGCTTCCTGACCGATCCGGCCAAGCTGACCGACGAGGTCGCGGCGCGGATCAACCGGAGCTGGGACATATTGCGGCAGGCGGCGACGGAGGAGGATTTCCCGATGGAGGAGATGATCCAGGCCAATGCCGCGGCGCTGCCGACGACCGATTTCCTCTATGGCGCGAACGAGGTGCCGACGCAGCATTTGCACCTGCAGATGGCGCGCGAGTTCGAGGCGTTGACCTGA
- a CDS encoding arylsulfatase, translating to MRNYRFFNMASACAIAAAAAMPASAAPGDQPKIGKTFADSAPGKIARTVAPAGSPNVLVWVIDDMGFGQLGSYGGLVETPNIDRVAQRGLRYTNYHTTPICSASRAALLTGRNSHRVHIGGHSAIAVGFPGQDALVPRSAGTVAENLRQSGYLTYAIGKWDHLPQTDASAAGPFTYWPSGQGFDRYYGFLAFDADNFDPKLWSDHDPVTLSPRPDYHLSADMANKAIGWIGARDATDPKRPFMMYWATGAVHAPHHAPQRWLDHYKGRFDAGWDVAAQQVLDRQKKLGLVPSDMALPPLPAGVKHWAELSRDEQRMFARQMEAFAAQLSHADEQFGRILDAIEARGELDNTVVVITADNGASAEGAPQGTFSEHYFANAYFATLAENLRHYDDWGGPSTYPHYANGWAVAGNTPFRYYKQTAYEGGTRVPLILSWPGGIAARGELRGQYQHVTDITPTILDAAGIAPAAMVNGQRQMAFDGVSMKYSFAAPAAPTRHATQYYEMYGNRSIYANGWKAVVPHRLDVWDFMNRPTFSDDKWELYNVAADPGEQRNVAAANPRKLAEMKALFDREAKANNVYPLTNTSDAWGYVRKIMAADMARRGYLWTYTGATARIPEALAPPVPSTSFTIEAALDLDADANGTIAAIGGRHGGFALHMRKGRPVFTYRSLDMKLSEVAADRVLRRGAANVLLRFERRGESEALVHILADGAEVASGTIKGALPRLSFSPSETFDLGQDSGSGPLADGKTAGVLDGRIRTVNIRITPPRAQ from the coding sequence ATGAGGAACTACCGCTTTTTCAACATGGCGAGCGCCTGCGCGATCGCAGCGGCGGCGGCCATGCCGGCATCGGCGGCGCCCGGCGACCAGCCGAAGATCGGCAAGACCTTCGCCGATTCGGCGCCCGGCAAAATCGCTCGGACCGTTGCCCCCGCAGGCTCCCCCAATGTCCTCGTCTGGGTGATCGACGACATGGGCTTCGGCCAGCTCGGCAGCTATGGCGGCCTCGTCGAAACCCCCAACATCGACCGCGTCGCGCAGCGGGGCCTGCGCTACACCAATTACCATACGACCCCCATCTGCTCCGCCAGCCGCGCCGCGCTGCTCACCGGGCGCAATTCGCACCGCGTCCATATCGGCGGCCATTCGGCGATCGCGGTCGGCTTTCCCGGGCAGGACGCGCTCGTCCCGCGGAGCGCGGGCACCGTCGCCGAGAATCTGCGCCAGTCGGGCTATCTCACCTATGCGATCGGCAAATGGGACCATCTGCCGCAAACCGATGCCTCGGCTGCGGGGCCCTTCACCTATTGGCCGAGCGGCCAAGGGTTCGACCGCTATTATGGCTTCCTCGCCTTCGACGCCGACAACTTCGACCCGAAGCTTTGGTCGGACCATGATCCGGTCACGCTGTCGCCGCGCCCCGACTATCATCTCAGCGCCGACATGGCCAACAAGGCGATCGGCTGGATCGGTGCGCGCGACGCCACCGATCCGAAGCGGCCATTCATGATGTATTGGGCGACCGGCGCGGTTCATGCCCCGCACCACGCGCCGCAGCGCTGGCTCGACCATTATAAGGGCCGCTTCGACGCGGGCTGGGACGTCGCGGCGCAACAGGTGCTCGATCGCCAGAAGAAACTCGGCCTCGTCCCGTCCGACATGGCGCTCCCGCCGCTGCCCGCCGGGGTAAAACATTGGGCCGAGCTCAGCCGCGACGAGCAGCGCATGTTCGCGCGTCAGATGGAGGCCTTCGCGGCGCAACTCAGCCACGCCGACGAACAGTTCGGCCGCATCCTCGATGCGATCGAAGCGCGGGGCGAACTCGACAACACGGTCGTCGTGATCACCGCCGATAATGGCGCCAGTGCCGAGGGCGCACCGCAGGGCACCTTCAGCGAACATTATTTCGCCAACGCCTATTTCGCGACGCTCGCTGAAAATCTGCGCCACTATGACGATTGGGGCGGCCCCTCGACCTATCCGCACTACGCCAATGGCTGGGCGGTCGCGGGCAACACGCCGTTCCGCTATTACAAGCAGACGGCCTATGAGGGCGGCACCCGCGTCCCGCTGATCCTGTCGTGGCCCGGCGGCATCGCGGCGCGCGGCGAGCTGCGCGGTCAGTATCAGCATGTCACCGACATCACTCCGACGATCCTCGACGCCGCCGGCATCGCCCCCGCGGCGATGGTCAACGGCCAGCGGCAGATGGCGTTCGACGGCGTCAGCATGAAATACAGCTTCGCCGCCCCCGCCGCGCCGACGCGCCATGCGACGCAATATTACGAGATGTACGGCAACCGGTCGATCTATGCGAACGGCTGGAAAGCCGTCGTGCCGCACCGGCTCGACGTGTGGGATTTCATGAACCGGCCGACATTTAGCGACGACAAGTGGGAACTCTATAACGTCGCGGCCGATCCCGGCGAACAGCGCAACGTCGCCGCCGCAAACCCGCGCAAGCTTGCCGAAATGAAGGCATTGTTCGATCGCGAGGCAAAGGCGAACAACGTCTATCCGCTGACCAACACCAGCGACGCATGGGGCTATGTCCGCAAGATCATGGCGGCGGATATGGCGCGCCGCGGCTATCTGTGGACCTACACCGGCGCCACTGCGCGCATCCCCGAAGCGCTCGCCCCGCCTGTCCCGTCGACGAGCTTCACGATCGAGGCAGCGCTCGATCTCGATGCCGACGCCAATGGCACCATCGCCGCGATCGGTGGCCGTCACGGCGGCTTCGCACTCCATATGCGCAAGGGCCGTCCGGTCTTCACCTATCGCAGCCTCGACATGAAGCTGAGCGAGGTCGCCGCCGACCGCGTGCTTCGCCGCGGTGCCGCCAATGTGCTGCTCCGCTTCGAACGACGCGGCGAAAGCGAGGCGCTTGTCCACATCCTCGCCGACGGCGCCGAAGTCGCGAGCGGCACGATCAAAGGCGCCCTGCCCCGCCTGTCCTTCTCGCCGAGCGAAACCTTCGACCTCGGACAGGACAGCGGATCGGGCCCGCTTGCCGATGGCAAGACCGCGGGCGTGCTCGATGGCCGCATCCGTACCGTCAATATCCGGATCACCCCGCCAAGGGCGCAGTGA
- a CDS encoding molybdopterin-containing oxidoreductase family protein produces MAFTTIPGADGDHITYCRVCEALCGMIATVADGKIVKVRPDRDNPHSRGHICVKGPALAEVTYDPDRVTTPLKRVGGPGEFAPVGWDEALNDIAARLSASIDAHGSQSFAMNTGNPPSMGWPSSMGNYLFSRAMDCTKLFTPSSEDITSVVLATELIFGTHGFVFPDLAQCDHLLIFGSNPLVSHGSLLIAPRFKEDLVEIAERGRVIVVDPRRSETARKFEHVSIIPAGDVWLLGAMVRTVLVEGLADMDFVERHCTGFAELAAAIDWITPELAAPRCGIEADEIRTLARDFVAAPRAAAMGRIGICRASYSTLTNYFLHLLNVLGGKFHKPGGVGWGHGGTATEAQSTGPGHARHKRHSSRVSGQASVWGTQSSLTFLEEMTTPGEGQIRTLLTVGANPVLSMPGGPRLPKGFAGLDLMVSVDLYMTETSRHAHYILPATTALEREDINQFFMNHMVRPFAQYVPAVVPPTGQARGEYEILRDLAARMDRDGAFGNMTPFEMADGALQAGIEGQDGLSLAKLKANPHGVMIERGRWAFDFEKRIGHPDGKIHLWDDIAGDEVARLRAEPDPDPNMLRLINLRKLRSINSWMHNVDKLVRSDSPALLINPADAAARGIDDGMAVKISTQWGTIEVVAEVTDEVRPGCVAYPHGWGHRGGWQGANAQPGRNLNEITPATPDQAEQVSGMSWLEGFAVEICAA; encoded by the coding sequence ATGGCCTTCACCACCATCCCCGGCGCCGATGGCGACCACATCACGTACTGCCGTGTCTGCGAGGCGCTGTGCGGCATGATCGCGACGGTCGCGGACGGCAAGATCGTCAAGGTCCGCCCCGACCGCGACAATCCCCATTCGCGCGGCCACATCTGCGTCAAGGGCCCGGCGCTCGCCGAGGTTACCTATGATCCCGACCGCGTCACCACGCCGCTGAAGCGCGTCGGCGGCCCCGGCGAGTTTGCGCCGGTCGGCTGGGACGAAGCGCTGAACGATATCGCCGCGCGCCTGTCGGCCTCGATCGACGCGCATGGCAGCCAGAGCTTTGCGATGAACACCGGCAACCCGCCGAGCATGGGCTGGCCCAGCTCAATGGGCAATTACCTCTTCAGCCGCGCCATGGACTGCACCAAGCTGTTCACGCCGTCCTCGGAGGATATCACATCGGTCGTGCTCGCGACCGAGTTGATCTTCGGCACCCACGGCTTCGTCTTCCCCGACCTCGCACAATGCGATCACCTGCTGATCTTCGGGTCGAACCCGCTGGTCAGCCATGGCTCCTTGCTCATCGCACCGCGCTTCAAGGAGGATCTGGTCGAGATCGCCGAGCGCGGCCGCGTCATCGTCGTCGATCCGCGGCGCAGCGAGACGGCGCGCAAGTTCGAACATGTCTCGATTATCCCCGCCGGCGACGTCTGGCTGCTCGGCGCCATGGTGCGGACCGTGCTTGTCGAAGGGCTGGCCGACATGGACTTTGTCGAACGCCATTGCACCGGTTTTGCCGAGCTGGCGGCGGCAATCGACTGGATCACCCCCGAACTGGCGGCGCCGCGCTGCGGCATCGAGGCCGACGAAATCCGGACCCTCGCGCGCGATTTCGTCGCCGCGCCGCGTGCCGCCGCGATGGGCCGCATCGGCATCTGCCGCGCCAGCTACTCGACGCTGACCAACTATTTCCTGCACCTGCTCAACGTCCTCGGCGGCAAGTTCCACAAGCCGGGCGGCGTCGGTTGGGGGCACGGCGGCACCGCGACCGAGGCGCAATCGACCGGGCCGGGGCACGCGCGCCACAAACGTCACAGTTCGCGCGTCAGCGGCCAGGCCTCGGTCTGGGGCACCCAGTCGAGCCTGACCTTCCTCGAAGAAATGACGACGCCCGGCGAGGGGCAGATCAGGACGCTGCTCACCGTCGGCGCCAATCCGGTGCTGTCGATGCCCGGCGGCCCGCGCCTGCCCAAAGGTTTCGCAGGGCTCGACCTGATGGTGTCGGTCGATCTCTACATGACCGAAACCTCGCGCCACGCACACTACATCCTTCCCGCTACCACCGCGCTCGAACGTGAGGATATCAACCAGTTCTTCATGAACCACATGGTCCGCCCCTTCGCGCAATATGTCCCCGCGGTGGTCCCGCCGACCGGGCAGGCGCGCGGCGAATATGAAATTTTGCGCGACCTCGCCGCGCGGATGGACCGCGACGGCGCCTTCGGCAACATGACGCCGTTCGAGATGGCCGACGGCGCGCTGCAAGCGGGAATCGAGGGCCAGGACGGACTGTCGCTTGCCAAGCTGAAAGCCAACCCGCACGGTGTGATGATCGAACGCGGCCGCTGGGCCTTCGACTTCGAAAAGCGCATCGGCCACCCCGACGGCAAGATCCACTTGTGGGACGATATCGCGGGCGACGAGGTCGCGCGGCTCCGCGCCGAACCCGATCCCGACCCCAATATGCTCCGCCTGATCAACCTGCGCAAATTGCGCTCGATCAACAGCTGGATGCATAATGTCGACAAGCTCGTCCGCTCGGACTCGCCCGCGCTGCTGATCAACCCGGCGGACGCCGCCGCGCGCGGCATCGACGACGGGATGGCGGTGAAGATTTCGACGCAGTGGGGCACGATCGAGGTCGTGGCCGAGGTAACCGACGAGGTCCGCCCGGGCTGCGTCGCCTATCCGCACGGCTGGGGTCATCGCGGCGGCTGGCAGGGGGCCAATGCCCAACCGGGGCGCAACCTCAACGAGATTACCCCGGCTACCCCCGATCAGGCCGAGCAGGTGTCGGGCATGAGCTGGCTCGAAGGCTTTGCGGTCGAGATTTGCGCGGCATGA
- a CDS encoding MFS transporter yields MTETAWPSLRRAWYVAALLCMIAALSYLDRYIIALLADPIIRDMGIDATAIGLLIGLGFGLLYALSGVPVAYLIDRGTRVRIVGIGVIVWSLSTVASGFAPNFEILLGTRAGVAIGEAVLVPATVSIVADLFPPEKRALPIGLFMAVSTLMASGAFLIGAWAFELATVLSPDLGLSPWRLTLVIVGVPGLLLGPLWLISVAEPQRIEEPGQADQTSIAVAFAYLRRHWRFYLPFYLSFGVSALASYSFIAWTATMLTRSYRQSVAEAGAIFGLVGVIAAAVAAIFWPAISAWVLKRGRAELAVLALAIGLGIGHAAVAAFLLASDIDGAIALIAIATFGYGAAGGLAVLIIQHIAPPRMRAKITSLYVLVGNLVGLTCGPALSAWLSDAVFTDDDALRQSLSVLALIMLPLTVGLILLATMAHRRVADEGY; encoded by the coding sequence ATGACGGAGACCGCATGGCCGTCGCTCCGCCGCGCCTGGTATGTCGCGGCGCTGCTCTGCATGATCGCGGCGCTCTCCTATCTCGACCGTTATATCATCGCGCTGCTCGCCGATCCCATCATCAGGGATATGGGCATCGATGCAACCGCGATCGGCCTGCTCATTGGGCTCGGGTTCGGATTGCTCTACGCGCTGTCGGGCGTCCCCGTCGCCTATCTGATCGACCGCGGCACGCGCGTGCGCATCGTCGGAATCGGCGTCATCGTCTGGAGCCTGTCGACGGTCGCCTCGGGCTTCGCGCCCAATTTCGAGATATTGCTGGGAACACGGGCGGGAGTCGCGATTGGCGAAGCAGTGCTGGTGCCCGCGACGGTCTCGATCGTCGCCGACTTGTTCCCGCCCGAAAAGCGAGCACTGCCGATCGGGCTGTTCATGGCGGTATCAACCCTCATGGCATCGGGCGCCTTCCTGATCGGTGCCTGGGCTTTCGAGCTGGCGACGGTCCTGTCGCCCGACCTCGGGCTCAGCCCGTGGCGGCTGACGCTCGTTATCGTCGGCGTGCCGGGACTGCTCCTCGGCCCGCTCTGGCTGATCAGCGTCGCCGAACCTCAGCGCATCGAGGAGCCGGGACAGGCCGACCAGACCAGTATCGCAGTCGCCTTCGCCTATCTCCGCCGCCACTGGCGCTTCTATCTCCCCTTCTATCTGAGCTTCGGCGTGTCGGCGCTCGCGAGCTACAGCTTCATCGCCTGGACCGCGACGATGCTGACGCGCAGCTATAGGCAGAGCGTCGCCGAGGCCGGTGCGATCTTCGGACTGGTGGGCGTGATCGCAGCGGCCGTCGCCGCGATTTTCTGGCCAGCCATCAGCGCCTGGGTGCTGAAGCGCGGCCGCGCCGAGTTGGCAGTGCTCGCGCTCGCTATCGGCCTGGGCATCGGTCACGCCGCGGTTGCGGCTTTCCTGCTCGCAAGCGATATCGACGGCGCGATTGCGCTCATCGCCATCGCAACCTTCGGCTATGGCGCGGCGGGCGGGCTTGCGGTGCTGATCATCCAGCACATCGCCCCGCCGCGCATGCGCGCCAAGATCACCTCGCTCTATGTGCTCGTCGGCAATCTCGTCGGTCTGACCTGTGGCCCGGCACTGTCGGCGTGGCTGTCCGATGCGGTGTTCACCGACGACGACGCGCTGCGCCAGAGCCTGTCGGTGCTGGCCCTGATCATGCTGCCGCTCACCGTCGGCCTGATCCTGCTCGCCACGATGGCGCACCGCCGCGTCGCCGATGAGGGGTACTGA